Proteins encoded within one genomic window of Arachis ipaensis cultivar K30076 chromosome B08, Araip1.1, whole genome shotgun sequence:
- the LOC107611893 gene encoding uncharacterized protein LOC107611893 isoform X6 has protein sequence MVLLHASEDAVDGEKSSAAAALAAAAAAAGRMKKSSVKSKSGPKTAWRKLLSQCSQVWFFAVNWVYDQPVTSNYENSSLYVLEWLLPRIGLPDKIIVKDRNSEKHDNDNNCNRGRFLRT, from the exons ATGGTTCTTTTGCATGCAA gtGAGGATGCGGTGGATGGAGAAAAATCAAGTGCTGCGGCGGCTTTGGCGGCGGCTGCTGCTGCTGCGGGCCGAATGAAGAAGTCGTCAGTGAAATCGAAATCAGGACCTAAGACAGCATGGCGGAAGCTCCTTTCTCAGTGTTCTCAGGTTTGGTTCTTCGCTGTGAATTGGGTGT ATGATCAACCTGTTACAAGCAATTATGAAAACTCCTCATTGTATGTGTTGGAATGGTTATTACCAAGAATTGGACTTCCAGACAAGATTATAGTGAAGGAT AGGAATTCTGAGAAACATGACAATGATAATAACTGCAACAGAGGAAGGTTCTTGAGGACATAA
- the LOC107611893 gene encoding uncharacterized protein LOC107611893 isoform X4 has protein sequence MEDHRHRRHPLLPLPSSAPGASMKLLDFSISRFHPNSCDYVLPETLSLKAMPPSVPATEGDDLVTPQSIGEDAVDGEKSSAAAALAAAAAAAGRMKKSSVKSKSGPKTAWRKLLSQCSQVWFFAVNWMINLLQAIMKTPHCMCWNGYYQELDFQTRL, from the exons ATGGAAGACCACCGTCATAGAAGACACccgcttcttcctcttccctCTTCCGCACCAGGTGCCTCCATGAAGCTACTCGATTTCTCGATTTCTCGATTTCATCCAAATTCTTGTGATTATGTTTTGCCAGAAACTTTGTCGTTGAAGGCCATGCCTCCTTCTGTGCCGGCGACAGAAGGGGATGATTTAGTGACCCCTCAGTCCATAG gtGAGGATGCGGTGGATGGAGAAAAATCAAGTGCTGCGGCGGCTTTGGCGGCGGCTGCTGCTGCTGCGGGCCGAATGAAGAAGTCGTCAGTGAAATCGAAATCAGGACCTAAGACAGCATGGCGGAAGCTCCTTTCTCAGTGTTCTCAGGTTTGGTTCTTCGCTGTGAATTGG ATGATCAACCTGTTACAAGCAATTATGAAAACTCCTCATTGTATGTGTTGGAATGGTTATTACCAAGAATTGGACTTCCAGACAAGATTATAG
- the LOC107613462 gene encoding external alternative NAD(P)H-ubiquinone oxidoreductase B1, mitochondrial isoform X2, which produces MRFASFFTRAFQRHPSCSKILLLCTLSSGGGLLSYSESQSESITGSPASNTNSDVPAKKKVIVLGTGWGGTSFLKDLDASLYDVQVVSPCNYFAFTPLLPSVTCGTVEARSIVEPVRNMVKKRKGDIKFWEAECLKIDHANKTVLCRSNIGNNLVGSGEFSLEYDYLVVAIGAQVNTFNTPGVKEHCHFLKEVEDAQKIRRAVIDCFEKAVLPSLSDEERRTNLHFVVVGGGPTGVEFAAELHDHFQEDLVNLYPSVKDFVNITVIQSGDHILNTFDERISLFAEEKFGRDGIKVQTGRRVISVDDKNITMKAKSTGEIYSVPHGLVIWSTGIATRPVVRDFMEQIGQGKRHVLATNEWLRVKGCESVYAIGDCSSIDQQKIMDDISAIFEAADKDKSGTLTVAELKDVLDDIIVRYPQFELYLKSKHILDLSTLWKDSEGNYREEIDIEGFKMALSHMDSQMKSLPATAQVASQQGEYLARCFNRMHQCEEHPEGPRRFKGSGRHTFLPFRYKHFGQFAPLGGEQAAAELPGDWVAMGHSTQWLWYSVYASKQVSWRTRMLVISDWTRRFIFGRDSSRI; this is translated from the exons ATGAGGTTTGCTTCCTTCTTCACAAGGGCTTTCCAACGCCATCCTTCCTGCTCCAAGATTCTTCTCTTATGCACTCTCAG CAGTGGTGGAGGCTTGCTGTCATACTCAGAATCACAATCTGAATCTATTACTGGATCTCCTGCTTCTAATACGAATTCTGATGTGCCAGCAAAAAAGAAAGTGATTGTTCTTGGAACAGGATGGGGTGGTACTAGTTTTCTCAAGGATCTCGATGCATCCTTGTATGATGTTCAGGTTGTTTCCCCTTGTAACTATTTTGCATTCACTCCTCTATTACCTAGTGTCACTTGCGGAACCGTTGAAGCGCGAAGCATTGTAGAGCCAGTTCGAAACATGGTCAAAAAG AGAAAAGGAGACATTAAATTCTGGGAGGCGGAATGTCTGAAGATCGATCATGCAAACAAAACGGTATTGTGTAGGTCCAATATTGGGAACAACTTAGTTGGAAGTGGCGAATTTTCTTTGGAATATGACTACTTGGTTGTAGCGATAGGAGCACAAGTGAATACTTTTAACACCCCTGGTGTCAAGGAGCATTGTCATTTTCTAAAG GAGGTAGAGGATGCACAGAAGATCAGAAGGGCTGTGATAGATTGTTTTGAGAAGGCTGTTCTTCCATCTCTATCTGACGAAGAACGAAGGACAAATCTACATTTTGTTGTTGTTGGAGGAGGTCCAACTGGGGTGGAATTTGCTGCTGAGCTTCATGACCATTTCCAAGAAGATTTAGTCAATTTATACCCATCTGTTAAAGATTTTGTGAATATTACAGTGATTCAATCAGGAGATCACATCTTGAACAC GTTTGATGAAAGAATTAGTCTATTTGCCGAAGAGAAGTTTGGAAGAGATGGTATAAAAGTTCAAACTGGACGTCGAGTTATCAGTGTTGATGACAAAAATATTACAATGAAGGCAAAATCAACTGGAGAGATCTACTCTGTACCCCATGGACTGGTTATCTGGTCCACCGGGATTGCAACTCGTCCGGTTGTGAGGGACTTTATGGAACAAATCGGTCAG GGTAAAAGACATGTGCTAGCAACAAATGAATGGTTGCGAGTGAAGGGTTGTGAATCTGTGTATGCTATCGGTGATTGTTCTTCAATAGATCAACAAAAAATAATG GATGATATTTCAGCCATTTTTGAGGCTGCGGATAAGGACAAATCCGGTACCTTAACTGTTGCAGAACTCAAGGATGTGCTAGATGACATAATTGTAAGATATCCACAGTTCGAACTGTATTTGAAGAGCAAACACATTTTGGATTTGAGTACTCTATGGAAAGACTCAGAAGGAAATTATAGAGAAGAAATAGACATAGAAGGCTTTAAGATGGCCCTTTCTCATATGGATTCACAGATGAAGAGTCTGCCAGCAACTGCACAG GTTGCTTCCCAACAAGGTGAATATCTAGCTAGATGCTTTAACCGCATGCATCAATGTGAAGAGCATCCGGAAGGTCCTCGGCGATTTAAAGGCTCTGGACGTCATACGTTTCTTCCCTTCcg gtATAAGCACTTTGGGCAATTTGCTCCTCTAGGAGGGGAGCAAGCTGCTGCAGAACTTCCTGGAGACTGGGTTGCCATGGGTCACAGCACTCAATGGCTTTGGTATTCTGTATATGCAAG CAAGCAAGTAAGCTGGCGGACAAGGATGCTAGTCATATCAGATTGGACAAGAAGATTCATATTTGGAAGAGATTCTAGCCGTATTTAA
- the LOC110265226 gene encoding uncharacterized protein LOC110265226, which translates to MEPQTQEASNSQRHISDQNVHNVSDHVDEDVTSDAVDMDQYRINSWEDIDIAELPKSLVLRRWTRKAKEGISGYDDMGGLMEDSLAISRRACLAHWCKQIMNEGCLKGDLFNESRDALVNILSCIRAHSGNNNMIEGHAEYMYEDLAKNGSTEIETTRKPKRCSYYRKGVITLLRVP; encoded by the exons ATGGAGCCTCAGACTCAG GAAGCATCAAATAGTCAAAGACATATAAGTGATCAAAATGTGCATAATGTTAGTGATCATGTAGATGAAGACGTAACTTCTGATGCGGTGGATATGGATCAATATCGCATAAACTCTTGGGAAGATATTG ACATTGCAGAGCTGCCAAAATCATTAGTGCTGCGAAGATGGACTAGAAAAGCGAAGGAAGGCATTAGTGGGTATGACGACATGGGCGGCTTGATGGAGGATTCCTTGGCTATCAGTCGGCGTGCATGTTTGGCACATTGGTGTAAACAAATTATGAATGAAGGGTGCCTAAAAGGGGATCTTTTTAATGAATCACGAGATGCATTGGTAAATATACTTTCATGTATTAGGGCTCATAGTGGGAACAATAACATGATAGAGGGGCATGCGGAATACATGTACGAAGACCTTGCAAAGAATGGAAGTACTGAGATAGAGACCACAAGGAAGCCTAAGCGTTGCAGCTACTATCGCAAGGGGGTCATAACATTGCTACGTGTTCCATGA
- the LOC107613462 gene encoding external alternative NAD(P)H-ubiquinone oxidoreductase B1, mitochondrial isoform X1 has protein sequence MTIHVVNVKALVVKELSILLSLTVYDNCSGGGLLSYSESQSESITGSPASNTNSDVPAKKKVIVLGTGWGGTSFLKDLDASLYDVQVVSPCNYFAFTPLLPSVTCGTVEARSIVEPVRNMVKKRKGDIKFWEAECLKIDHANKTVLCRSNIGNNLVGSGEFSLEYDYLVVAIGAQVNTFNTPGVKEHCHFLKEVEDAQKIRRAVIDCFEKAVLPSLSDEERRTNLHFVVVGGGPTGVEFAAELHDHFQEDLVNLYPSVKDFVNITVIQSGDHILNTFDERISLFAEEKFGRDGIKVQTGRRVISVDDKNITMKAKSTGEIYSVPHGLVIWSTGIATRPVVRDFMEQIGQGKRHVLATNEWLRVKGCESVYAIGDCSSIDQQKIMDDISAIFEAADKDKSGTLTVAELKDVLDDIIVRYPQFELYLKSKHILDLSTLWKDSEGNYREEIDIEGFKMALSHMDSQMKSLPATAQVASQQGEYLARCFNRMHQCEEHPEGPRRFKGSGRHTFLPFRYKHFGQFAPLGGEQAAAELPGDWVAMGHSTQWLWYSVYASKQVSWRTRMLVISDWTRRFIFGRDSSRI, from the exons atgaccattcatGTGGTCAATGTAAAAG CTTTGGTTGTTAAAGAATTGTCTATCTTATTGAGTTTAACTGTGTATGATAACTGCAGTGGTGGAGGCTTGCTGTCATACTCAGAATCACAATCTGAATCTATTACTGGATCTCCTGCTTCTAATACGAATTCTGATGTGCCAGCAAAAAAGAAAGTGATTGTTCTTGGAACAGGATGGGGTGGTACTAGTTTTCTCAAGGATCTCGATGCATCCTTGTATGATGTTCAGGTTGTTTCCCCTTGTAACTATTTTGCATTCACTCCTCTATTACCTAGTGTCACTTGCGGAACCGTTGAAGCGCGAAGCATTGTAGAGCCAGTTCGAAACATGGTCAAAAAG AGAAAAGGAGACATTAAATTCTGGGAGGCGGAATGTCTGAAGATCGATCATGCAAACAAAACGGTATTGTGTAGGTCCAATATTGGGAACAACTTAGTTGGAAGTGGCGAATTTTCTTTGGAATATGACTACTTGGTTGTAGCGATAGGAGCACAAGTGAATACTTTTAACACCCCTGGTGTCAAGGAGCATTGTCATTTTCTAAAG GAGGTAGAGGATGCACAGAAGATCAGAAGGGCTGTGATAGATTGTTTTGAGAAGGCTGTTCTTCCATCTCTATCTGACGAAGAACGAAGGACAAATCTACATTTTGTTGTTGTTGGAGGAGGTCCAACTGGGGTGGAATTTGCTGCTGAGCTTCATGACCATTTCCAAGAAGATTTAGTCAATTTATACCCATCTGTTAAAGATTTTGTGAATATTACAGTGATTCAATCAGGAGATCACATCTTGAACAC GTTTGATGAAAGAATTAGTCTATTTGCCGAAGAGAAGTTTGGAAGAGATGGTATAAAAGTTCAAACTGGACGTCGAGTTATCAGTGTTGATGACAAAAATATTACAATGAAGGCAAAATCAACTGGAGAGATCTACTCTGTACCCCATGGACTGGTTATCTGGTCCACCGGGATTGCAACTCGTCCGGTTGTGAGGGACTTTATGGAACAAATCGGTCAG GGTAAAAGACATGTGCTAGCAACAAATGAATGGTTGCGAGTGAAGGGTTGTGAATCTGTGTATGCTATCGGTGATTGTTCTTCAATAGATCAACAAAAAATAATG GATGATATTTCAGCCATTTTTGAGGCTGCGGATAAGGACAAATCCGGTACCTTAACTGTTGCAGAACTCAAGGATGTGCTAGATGACATAATTGTAAGATATCCACAGTTCGAACTGTATTTGAAGAGCAAACACATTTTGGATTTGAGTACTCTATGGAAAGACTCAGAAGGAAATTATAGAGAAGAAATAGACATAGAAGGCTTTAAGATGGCCCTTTCTCATATGGATTCACAGATGAAGAGTCTGCCAGCAACTGCACAG GTTGCTTCCCAACAAGGTGAATATCTAGCTAGATGCTTTAACCGCATGCATCAATGTGAAGAGCATCCGGAAGGTCCTCGGCGATTTAAAGGCTCTGGACGTCATACGTTTCTTCCCTTCcg gtATAAGCACTTTGGGCAATTTGCTCCTCTAGGAGGGGAGCAAGCTGCTGCAGAACTTCCTGGAGACTGGGTTGCCATGGGTCACAGCACTCAATGGCTTTGGTATTCTGTATATGCAAG CAAGCAAGTAAGCTGGCGGACAAGGATGCTAGTCATATCAGATTGGACAAGAAGATTCATATTTGGAAGAGATTCTAGCCGTATTTAA
- the LOC107611893 gene encoding uncharacterized protein LOC107611893 isoform X2, which translates to MEDHRHRRHPLLPLPSSAPGASMKLLDFSISRFHPNSCDYVLPETLSLKAMPPSVPATEGDDLVTPQSIGEDAVDGEKSSAAAALAAAAAAAGRMKKSSVKSKSGPKTAWRKLLSQCSQVWFFAVNWVYDQPVTSNYENSSLYVLEWLLPRIGLPDKIIVKDLFQQEITSAVTILLMVHQ; encoded by the exons ATGGAAGACCACCGTCATAGAAGACACccgcttcttcctcttccctCTTCCGCACCAGGTGCCTCCATGAAGCTACTCGATTTCTCGATTTCTCGATTTCATCCAAATTCTTGTGATTATGTTTTGCCAGAAACTTTGTCGTTGAAGGCCATGCCTCCTTCTGTGCCGGCGACAGAAGGGGATGATTTAGTGACCCCTCAGTCCATAG gtGAGGATGCGGTGGATGGAGAAAAATCAAGTGCTGCGGCGGCTTTGGCGGCGGCTGCTGCTGCTGCGGGCCGAATGAAGAAGTCGTCAGTGAAATCGAAATCAGGACCTAAGACAGCATGGCGGAAGCTCCTTTCTCAGTGTTCTCAGGTTTGGTTCTTCGCTGTGAATTGGGTGT ATGATCAACCTGTTACAAGCAATTATGAAAACTCCTCATTGTATGTGTTGGAATGGTTATTACCAAGAATTGGACTTCCAGACAAGATTATAGTGAAGGAT CTTTTCCAACAAGAGATAACTTCTGCAGTTACGATTTTACTTATGGTGCATCAATAA
- the LOC107613462 gene encoding external alternative NAD(P)H-ubiquinone oxidoreductase B1, mitochondrial isoform X3, with protein sequence MRFASFFTRAFQRHPSCSKILLLCTLSGGGLLSYSESQSESITGSPASNTNSDVPAKKKVIVLGTGWGGTSFLKDLDASLYDVQVVSPCNYFAFTPLLPSVTCGTVEARSIVEPVRNMVKKRKGDIKFWEAECLKIDHANKTVLCRSNIGNNLVGSGEFSLEYDYLVVAIGAQVNTFNTPGVKEHCHFLKEVEDAQKIRRAVIDCFEKAVLPSLSDEERRTNLHFVVVGGGPTGVEFAAELHDHFQEDLVNLYPSVKDFVNITVIQSGDHILNTFDERISLFAEEKFGRDGIKVQTGRRVISVDDKNITMKAKSTGEIYSVPHGLVIWSTGIATRPVVRDFMEQIGQGKRHVLATNEWLRVKGCESVYAIGDCSSIDQQKIMDDISAIFEAADKDKSGTLTVAELKDVLDDIIVRYPQFELYLKSKHILDLSTLWKDSEGNYREEIDIEGFKMALSHMDSQMKSLPATAQVASQQGEYLARCFNRMHQCEEHPEGPRRFKGSGRHTFLPFRYKHFGQFAPLGGEQAAAELPGDWVAMGHSTQWLWYSVYASKQVSWRTRMLVISDWTRRFIFGRDSSRI encoded by the exons ATGAGGTTTGCTTCCTTCTTCACAAGGGCTTTCCAACGCCATCCTTCCTGCTCCAAGATTCTTCTCTTATGCACTCTCAG TGGTGGAGGCTTGCTGTCATACTCAGAATCACAATCTGAATCTATTACTGGATCTCCTGCTTCTAATACGAATTCTGATGTGCCAGCAAAAAAGAAAGTGATTGTTCTTGGAACAGGATGGGGTGGTACTAGTTTTCTCAAGGATCTCGATGCATCCTTGTATGATGTTCAGGTTGTTTCCCCTTGTAACTATTTTGCATTCACTCCTCTATTACCTAGTGTCACTTGCGGAACCGTTGAAGCGCGAAGCATTGTAGAGCCAGTTCGAAACATGGTCAAAAAG AGAAAAGGAGACATTAAATTCTGGGAGGCGGAATGTCTGAAGATCGATCATGCAAACAAAACGGTATTGTGTAGGTCCAATATTGGGAACAACTTAGTTGGAAGTGGCGAATTTTCTTTGGAATATGACTACTTGGTTGTAGCGATAGGAGCACAAGTGAATACTTTTAACACCCCTGGTGTCAAGGAGCATTGTCATTTTCTAAAG GAGGTAGAGGATGCACAGAAGATCAGAAGGGCTGTGATAGATTGTTTTGAGAAGGCTGTTCTTCCATCTCTATCTGACGAAGAACGAAGGACAAATCTACATTTTGTTGTTGTTGGAGGAGGTCCAACTGGGGTGGAATTTGCTGCTGAGCTTCATGACCATTTCCAAGAAGATTTAGTCAATTTATACCCATCTGTTAAAGATTTTGTGAATATTACAGTGATTCAATCAGGAGATCACATCTTGAACAC GTTTGATGAAAGAATTAGTCTATTTGCCGAAGAGAAGTTTGGAAGAGATGGTATAAAAGTTCAAACTGGACGTCGAGTTATCAGTGTTGATGACAAAAATATTACAATGAAGGCAAAATCAACTGGAGAGATCTACTCTGTACCCCATGGACTGGTTATCTGGTCCACCGGGATTGCAACTCGTCCGGTTGTGAGGGACTTTATGGAACAAATCGGTCAG GGTAAAAGACATGTGCTAGCAACAAATGAATGGTTGCGAGTGAAGGGTTGTGAATCTGTGTATGCTATCGGTGATTGTTCTTCAATAGATCAACAAAAAATAATG GATGATATTTCAGCCATTTTTGAGGCTGCGGATAAGGACAAATCCGGTACCTTAACTGTTGCAGAACTCAAGGATGTGCTAGATGACATAATTGTAAGATATCCACAGTTCGAACTGTATTTGAAGAGCAAACACATTTTGGATTTGAGTACTCTATGGAAAGACTCAGAAGGAAATTATAGAGAAGAAATAGACATAGAAGGCTTTAAGATGGCCCTTTCTCATATGGATTCACAGATGAAGAGTCTGCCAGCAACTGCACAG GTTGCTTCCCAACAAGGTGAATATCTAGCTAGATGCTTTAACCGCATGCATCAATGTGAAGAGCATCCGGAAGGTCCTCGGCGATTTAAAGGCTCTGGACGTCATACGTTTCTTCCCTTCcg gtATAAGCACTTTGGGCAATTTGCTCCTCTAGGAGGGGAGCAAGCTGCTGCAGAACTTCCTGGAGACTGGGTTGCCATGGGTCACAGCACTCAATGGCTTTGGTATTCTGTATATGCAAG CAAGCAAGTAAGCTGGCGGACAAGGATGCTAGTCATATCAGATTGGACAAGAAGATTCATATTTGGAAGAGATTCTAGCCGTATTTAA
- the LOC107611893 gene encoding uncharacterized protein LOC107611893 isoform X5 — translation MEDHRHRRHPLLPLPSSAPGASMKLLDFSISRFHPNSCDYVLPETLSLKAMPPSVPATEGDDLVTPQSIGEDAVDGEKSSAAAALAAAAAAAGRMKKSSVKSKSGPKTAWRKLLSQCSQMINLLQAIMKTPHCMCWNGYYQELDFQTRL, via the exons ATGGAAGACCACCGTCATAGAAGACACccgcttcttcctcttccctCTTCCGCACCAGGTGCCTCCATGAAGCTACTCGATTTCTCGATTTCTCGATTTCATCCAAATTCTTGTGATTATGTTTTGCCAGAAACTTTGTCGTTGAAGGCCATGCCTCCTTCTGTGCCGGCGACAGAAGGGGATGATTTAGTGACCCCTCAGTCCATAG gtGAGGATGCGGTGGATGGAGAAAAATCAAGTGCTGCGGCGGCTTTGGCGGCGGCTGCTGCTGCTGCGGGCCGAATGAAGAAGTCGTCAGTGAAATCGAAATCAGGACCTAAGACAGCATGGCGGAAGCTCCTTTCTCAGTGTTCTCAG ATGATCAACCTGTTACAAGCAATTATGAAAACTCCTCATTGTATGTGTTGGAATGGTTATTACCAAGAATTGGACTTCCAGACAAGATTATAG
- the LOC107611893 gene encoding uncharacterized protein LOC107611893 isoform X3, which translates to MEDHRHRRHPLLPLPSSAPGASMKLLDFSISRFHPNSCDYVLPETLSLKAMPPSVPATEGDDLVTPQSIGEDAVDGEKSSAAAALAAAAAAAGRMKKSSVKSKSGPKTAWRKLLSQCSQVWFFAVNWVYDQPVTSNYENSSLYVLEWLLPRIGLPDKIIVKDLRFYLWCINNIQSL; encoded by the exons ATGGAAGACCACCGTCATAGAAGACACccgcttcttcctcttccctCTTCCGCACCAGGTGCCTCCATGAAGCTACTCGATTTCTCGATTTCTCGATTTCATCCAAATTCTTGTGATTATGTTTTGCCAGAAACTTTGTCGTTGAAGGCCATGCCTCCTTCTGTGCCGGCGACAGAAGGGGATGATTTAGTGACCCCTCAGTCCATAG gtGAGGATGCGGTGGATGGAGAAAAATCAAGTGCTGCGGCGGCTTTGGCGGCGGCTGCTGCTGCTGCGGGCCGAATGAAGAAGTCGTCAGTGAAATCGAAATCAGGACCTAAGACAGCATGGCGGAAGCTCCTTTCTCAGTGTTCTCAGGTTTGGTTCTTCGCTGTGAATTGGGTGT ATGATCAACCTGTTACAAGCAATTATGAAAACTCCTCATTGTATGTGTTGGAATGGTTATTACCAAGAATTGGACTTCCAGACAAGATTATAGTGAAGGAT TTACGATTTTACTTATGGTGCATCAATAATATTCAATCATTGTAA
- the LOC107611893 gene encoding uncharacterized protein LOC107611893 isoform X1 yields the protein MEDHRHRRHPLLPLPSSAPGASMKLLDFSISRFHPNSCDYVLPETLSLKAMPPSVPATEGDDLVTPQSIGEDAVDGEKSSAAAALAAAAAAAGRMKKSSVKSKSGPKTAWRKLLSQCSQVWFFAVNWVYDQPVTSNYENSSLYVLEWLLPRIGLPDKIIVKDRNSEKHDNDNNCNRGRFLRT from the exons ATGGAAGACCACCGTCATAGAAGACACccgcttcttcctcttccctCTTCCGCACCAGGTGCCTCCATGAAGCTACTCGATTTCTCGATTTCTCGATTTCATCCAAATTCTTGTGATTATGTTTTGCCAGAAACTTTGTCGTTGAAGGCCATGCCTCCTTCTGTGCCGGCGACAGAAGGGGATGATTTAGTGACCCCTCAGTCCATAG gtGAGGATGCGGTGGATGGAGAAAAATCAAGTGCTGCGGCGGCTTTGGCGGCGGCTGCTGCTGCTGCGGGCCGAATGAAGAAGTCGTCAGTGAAATCGAAATCAGGACCTAAGACAGCATGGCGGAAGCTCCTTTCTCAGTGTTCTCAGGTTTGGTTCTTCGCTGTGAATTGGGTGT ATGATCAACCTGTTACAAGCAATTATGAAAACTCCTCATTGTATGTGTTGGAATGGTTATTACCAAGAATTGGACTTCCAGACAAGATTATAGTGAAGGAT AGGAATTCTGAGAAACATGACAATGATAATAACTGCAACAGAGGAAGGTTCTTGAGGACATAA